TCGGCTTTTCCCAATCGGTGATCTCGCGCAGTTCGAGGATCTTGATCTCGAGATCGTCCGGCCCGGTCCAGTCGGGGTGGCGCGAGGCCGAGCGCTGGTCGATGCCTTTCGGCAGCGTGCGCATCTCGGCGACGCGGTCGGAAATCTTCTGGCCAAGCAGCATGCCGCCGCCGCCGGGCTTGGCGCCCTGGCCGACGACGACTTCGATGGCGTCGGCGCGGCGCAGGTCGCGCAGGTTCATACCGTAGCGCGACGGCAAATACTGATAGACCAGTTGCTTGGAATGGCCGCGCTCTTCCTCGGTCATGCCGCCATCGCCGGTCGTGGTCGAAGTGCCCGACAGCGTCGCGCCGCGACCGAGCGCTTCCTTGGCGGGGCCTGAGAGCGAGCCGAAGCTCATGCCGGCGATGGTGATCGGGATCTTCAGTTCGATCGGCTTCTTGGCGTGGCGCGAGCCAAGCACGACTGATGTGTCGCAGCGCTCGCGATAGCCTTCCAGCGGATAGCGCGAGATCGAGGCGCCGAGGAACAGCAAGTCATCGAAATGCGGCAGCTTGCGCTTGGCGCCGGCGCCACGGATGTCGTAGATGCCGGTCGCCGCGGCGCGGCGGATTTCGGAAAGTGTGTAATCGTCGAAGGTCGCGGATTTGCGGGGCGTCGTCGGCGGGTTGCGATAGGTCATGCTGCCTCAATACGCGTCGGCGTTGTCGATGTTGAAATTGTAGAGAGTGCGCGCCGAGCCATAGCGCTTGAACTCCGACGGCTTGACCCCGGTGACGCCGGCACGGTCGAGCAGGCCTTGCAGCAATTCCAGATGCTCGGGCCGCATCTCCTTGGCGATGCAGTCGGCGCCGAGGCTGTCGACCTTGCCGCGCACGAAGAGCCGCGCCTCATAAATGGAATCGCCCAGCGCGTCGCCTGCGTCGCCCAGCACCACCAGGTTCCCGGACTGCGCCATGAAGGCCGACATGTGGCCGATATTGCCGTGGACGACAATGTCGATGCCTTTCATCGAGATGCCGCAGCGCGACGACGCATTGCCCTCGATGACCAAAAGGCCGCCCTTGCCGGTGGCGCCGGCATACTGGCTGGCGTCGCCTTTCACTGTTATCGAGCCCGACATCATGTTCTCGCCGACACCGGGTCCCGCCGAGCCATGCACGGTGATGGTGCCGCCGGAATTCATGCCGCCGCAATAATAGCCGACGCTGCCGCGCACATCGATGCTGACAGGCTGGTCGACGCCGACGGCGACCGAATGGTTGCCCTTCGGGTTGAGCACTTCCCACGCCGTTTCGTTCGAGCCGGGGGCCAGACCGTGCAGCGCCTGGTTCAGTTCGCGCAGCGACATGGCGTCGAGGTCGAAGACGCGCGCATGGGCTTGGTCGCGCGTTGCCTTGGAGGTTGCCGTCATGAACTCAATGCTCCCAGAAATAGACGGTTGCGGGCTCCGGCTCCCAGACCCTCGCATTGTCTATGCCGGGCAGTTTGGTCAGCGCGCGATATTCCGAGCCGAAGGCGACGTACTGGTCGGTCTCGGCCATGACGGCGGGCTTGCAGGCGATCGGGTCGCGCACGACGCCAAAGCCGTTCTTGGTGCCGACGACGAAGGTGAAGAAGCCGTCGAGGTCCGACAGCGTGCCTTCCAGCGCCTCGCCGAGATTCTTGCCATGCGCCATCTGGGAGGAAAGGTAGGCGGCCGCGACCTCGGTGTCGTTTTCGGTCTCGAAGCTCATGCCTTCGCGGATCAACTCGCGGCGGACATTGTTGTGGTTGGACAGCGAACCATTGTGCACCAGGCACTGGTCGGCGCCGGTCGAGAACGGATGCGCGCCCATCGTCGTCACCGCCGATTCGGTCGCCATGCGGGTGTGGCCGATGCCATGCGTGCCGGTCATCTTGCGGACATCGAAGCGATCGACGACCGCTTCGGGCAGGCCGACCTCCTTGTAGATCTCGACCACGTCACCGGCGCCCATGATGCGGATGTCGGGGCGCAGCGCCTGGATGGCCTCGCGGGCCTCGTCGATCTTGTCGGGACGGGTCCTGACGACGGCGTGGGTCGACTTCACCGCGATGCTCACTGGCACGCCGAGCGCCTTGGCAAGCTGGGTATCGAGGTCGCGAAAATCACGGTCTGGTTTCGCCGATTGGATAGTGATCTTGGCTTCGTTGCCGGATGGGGCGCCATAGATGGCGATGCCCGCGCTGTCCGGGCCGCGATCGCTAAGCGATACCAGCATTTCCGACAGCATCGCCCCGAGCTTGGGCTCCAACGATTTGTCCTTCAGAAACAGCCCGACGATTCCACACATGTCAGCCTCCGACCTTTGTTCTCTGGAGATGTACCGAATGAGTTCCGGGAATTCAATGGGATGAAAAAAATATTCCTGTAGTTATATATCTGCCTGCGCACCGCCACCGGCGGTATTCCCCTGGTGACGTTCGCTGTGAACCCATTTGGCGGTACGGATGCGGGCGCTCTTGTAGGCGTCGAGTACCGACAGCGCATAGATCAGGAGACCACCCGCATGGCGGCCGACGAAGCTGGCGTCCGGCGGCGCGATCTTCATCGTTACCCACGCTAGGATCACCATGAAGAAGATGAACTGCAGGCCGCGCACCGGCACACCGAGAATGACGTGTCCGCTTGCCGGCAGGATGATTGCCGCGCCGAGAACCAGATACGGGTTCGGTGGAGCGGGCGCGTTGGTTGTGCTGGTCATGCGGCCTGCCTTTCAGCATGGTTGATGGCGTCGCGAAGCGCCGAAATCGAAGTGAGCAACCTTTCGACCAGTGCCGGATCGAGTATTGCACCGCCGAAATCGGCCTGCCGGAACACGCCGTAGCGGGCGCGCTGCGCCTCGGCCAGGAGCCAGACGATCCGTATCCCCTTGGGTGTGATGAGCAGCTCCTTGGCGCGTCCGTCGGAAAAGGGGTCGAGATGGCTGGCAATCAGGCCCTGCGGAAAGCGTGCGCCCCTGCCGTCTGTCCGCAGCACTGCCTCTGCCGGAAATCCCGGGGCCTTCGGCAGCGTGTGTTCCAGGTGGTCGAAATTGGAGAACGTCGTCGGCGACCCTGGCCGCATCATCATGTCGAAAGTGGCGGCGATCGCGATCTTTTCGAGGATCGAGATCGATAACCAGCGTGCCGGCAGTTTTCGCGTAGCCAGCGTATCGACGATGGTCCGCACCTGGACGCGCCGGCCGTTCCATGAGCCTTCCCAGGTGACGATTCCGGCGGTGCCGTCCGAGACATTGGCTGCATCCGAAATGACGGAACGAAGGTTGGCTTGTTCGACCGCGAGTGCGGCCGAAGCCCTGTTGCGGCTGGCGCGCACCAACCACATCAGGTGAAGGGCGAAAGCCAGGGCAATCGCCCCGGCGAGCAGTGCTGACGTCACCTCGGACACCTTATCATGCCATGCCCGCCCGGGGTCCGGACGGGCCTTCTTCCATCAATACCCCTGCGGCTTCGGCCACGGCATGGAGAACTGATCGCCGCGACGGACGAACTTGTAGCGGTAGAAATGAAACCATACCGAGATCAGGAAGTAGAACGCGACCATGGCGATCAACTGCGAACCGAAGCCGAGGAAGATGGCGAAGTAGGTGACCACGCACAGGCAGAACAGCACGATGGCCGGCAGCGGATGGAAAGGATGCGTGTAGCCACGGCGGATGGTACCCAGCGGCCACTTCTTGCGGAACATCATGATGTTGATGCTCATGAACGTGTATTGCAGCACGCCAGACAGGATCGAGAAGGTGATCGCCTGATTGAGGTCGGCGATGAAAGCGAAGGCGAGCGCGATCGGCAGCAGGAACAGGATCGAGCGGTAGGGTGTGCGATATCTAGGATGCACGGCCGAGAACCAGCTCGGCAGGTAGCGGTCGCGGCCAAGCGAGAACCAGGCGCGCGCGGCGTCATTGATGCAGCCATTGGCGGACGCGATGGCGGCAAGCAGCGTCGCGACGAACAGGAGGTTTTCGAGCAGCGGACTGCCGGTCAGCTTGCCCGCGTCCCAAAGCGGATAGGGCGTGATACCGAGATATTCCCATGGCATTAGCGAGGCGCAGACATACCAGGTCATCGCGGCCGCGATCAGAAGCGTGATCATGCCCGCCATGGTGCCGTAGGGCAGCGAGCGTGCCGGCGACCGCACTTCCTCGGCGGCCTGCGTGGTGCCCTCGATGCCGAGGTAATACCAGATGCCGAACTGGAAGGCTGCGATGACGCCGATCCAGCCGTAGGGCAGCGCATTGCCAGGAGTGACCAGTTCGTTGAGCTTCAGCACCGCGCCTTGCGTCCATGGGCTGACCGAGAAGAACAGGATGACGATCGAGACATAGGCGATCGCGGTGATGACGAAGTTGACGTTGAGCGTCATCAGAACGCCGCGATAGTTGAGCCACGCCAGCACCACGATGGTGGCGGCGATGAAGGAATTGTGGGTGAGCCCATCGATCCCCGCCTTGGCGACGATCGTGTCGCCGAGCAGGATGGCGTCGGACACTTCGAGCATCGTGTAGGCGAAAACCAGGAACAGCGCGACGTTGAAGGCCATCAGCGGCCCGACGATGTGTTTGGCCTGGGCGTATTGGCCGCCCGCGGCGGCGACGGTCGACGTGACCTCGGAATCGATCATGGCGACGGAAGTGTAGAGCAGGCCCACGACCCAGCACACGATAAGGGCCGCCAGCGTACCGCCCTTGTCGGCGGAGAAATTCCAGCCCGTGAATTCGCCGACCAGGACGATGCCGACTCCGAGCGCCCAGACATGGGCCGGGCCGAGCACCCTGAGCAGCGAAACCCTGTCGCCGCCATTTACCGCCGTTCCTGCCGTTTCAACCGCGACCGTCATCGTTCAATCCCCACTCAGATCCGGTGTTTTTCGGAAACGGCCTCAAGCTCGCCTTCGCGCGATGAGGTCAGAACGCCCTCGCTATAGGTCGTGTCGACCTTGAACCAGTCGAAGAGCATCCACAGGGCGAGCACGATCGAGATGCCCCAGCATGCATAAGAGAGTGCTATCCACATGATGCTTCCCCGGTCTACTTGTCTTCGAATTTTTCGTTGATGACGTCGCGATATTCCCGGTCGGATGCGCGGAACAGGAACACGAAATAGCCGATCAGCACGATCGCCATGATGATGAGCGTTGGCCAGTCGATCACATAGTGGAATCGGTTCTGGATGACGTCATGCGCCGTTTCCGGCGTGTAGCCCAGCTTTTCCCAGATCGAGGCCATGGTTGGATTCTGGCCGAGGGCTTCCCACGTCTTGGCGTCGAGTGCGTCGATGGATTTGGCCGCGCCGGCGAGCCCGAGCTTCAGCGGCAGCCATAGCGCCACGAATATGGCCACCACCACGACGACGATATCGAATATCTGCCCGGTCTTGCTCTGCTCCGGCGGCGTATAGCGGGACATGGCTCCTACCTCTCAGGACTTGCGGTTGCGGAACGCGTCCGCGTTCTTGATATCGAGCCCGTAGATGAACTCCTTGTCTTCCTTGTAGTGCCTGACCATCGCCAGGATGGCGGCCGTGTTGAAGATCAGCACGGCGGCGGCGGCAACCGCTACGACGGCCTTGATGCCGCTATGTGGGATGTAGGGCCATGTCATGGAAAGGACGAACAAGATCGTCGCCCACAGGCAGATGATCAGGAGCGCGGATCCACGCAAATCGGAACGGTACAGCGCCTCGATGCGCTGCTGCAGGTCTGACATCGGTTTTCCCCTTTTTCCGGCGTCCGGTTCCGAAGTTGCCGCTCGCCGCTCTCTTTCAAGAGAGTGAAATTTTTTTCACAAAATCAGGCCGATTTCCGGAATTGTCAAGATGAATTTACGCAGAGTTAACCGTTTGGCCCGGGCAATGAATTTTGCCTGACAATGAAATTATTTGCTTCAGGGGATTGCGGGCCTCCCTCGTTTGCGGTCAATATTCGCGCAAGGCCCCGGCCGCTGTGCAAAGGGGCAGGGAACATCAACGACTATCGGACGGAGGACGATCGGATGACGGCATCCTGGAGATTTTCGACCCTGGCGGATCGCCATCGCGCGCTGGGTTCGAAGCTCGAAGACTGGAGCGGCATGGGCACCGCCTGGACCTACGAGAAGGACGCCGACGAGGAATACATCGCCATCCGCACCAAGGCCGGGCTGATGGATGTTTCCGGCCTGAAGAAAGTCCATATCACCGGGCCGCACGCCTCGCACCTCATCGATCTCGCCACCACGCGCGATGTCGAAAAAATCTATCCCGGCAAGTCTGCCTATGCCTGCATGTTGAACGAGGCGGGAAAGTTCACCGACGACTGCATCCTCTACCGCACCGGGCCGAATGCCTGGATGGTCGTGCACGGCTCTGGCACCGGCCATGAGGAGTTGCAGCGGGCCGCCATGGGGCGTGACGTGTCGCTGCGCTTCGACGACAATCTGCACGACCTGTCGCTGCAGGGGCCGACAGCGGTCGACTATCTGGCCAAGCATGTGCCCGGCATTCGCGACCTCAACTATTTTCACCACATGCAGACGCAGCTGTTCGGGTTCCCGGTCATGATTTCGCGCACCGGCTACACCGGCGAGCGCGGCTACGAGATATTCTGCCGTGGCCAGGATGCCGGCACGATCTGGGACAGGATTCTTGAAGATGGTAAGAGCGCCGGCATCATTCCATGCCGCTTCACCACGCTCGACATGCTGCGCGTCGAGAGCTACCTGCTGTTCTACCCCTACGACAATTCGCAGAAGTACCCGTTCGAGAATGAAGGCCCCGGCGACACGCTGTGGGAACTCGGTCTCGACTTCACCGTCAGCCCCGGCAAGACAGGTTTCCGTGGCGCCGAGGAACACTATCGCCTAAAAGGCAAGGAGCGCTTCAAGATCTATGGCGTGCTGCTCGATGGCAAGGAGCCCGCCGACGAAGGTGCGCCGGTCTATCGCGACGGCAAGAAGGTCGGCGTGGTGACCTGCGCCATGTATTCGCCGCTGGTCGAGAAATCGATGGGCATCGCCCGGCTCGACGTCGACTGCGCGGTGAAGGACACCAAGCTCGAAATCCGCAACAGGAGCGGTTCGATCAAGGCGACCGCGCAGCCCTTGCCGTTCGACGATCCCAAGAAGGCCAAGCGCACGGCGAAAGGCTGAGGCATAATCACCAGCGAGGGGTTCGAGGCACGAAGACTTAAATGGCAGCCAAAAGCATCATCAGCCGGCCGGTCTACGGAACGCTCTCTCCGCAGCCCGGCAAGCACCATCTTTTCATCGCCGATGCCGAGGGGGCGCTCGCTATATCCGAGATGGCCGCGAAAGCGCCGGCCGGCTTTTTCGACGGCGCCGAGATCGTCTTCATCCCCGGTCCTGACGGCAAACACATCGCCGCGCTGGAATCGCTGAGGCCGGCGCAGTTTCACCAGGCGCCGTCCTTCGCCAGCCTGCTGCCGAGGCTGAAGCAGACGCTGAGCAATGCCCATATGGGTCTGCGCCTCTATCTCAGCGGCACCGAAGGGCTGATCGGCCAGGCCATGCAGGTGGCGCTCGAAGCCGGCGTCGATCATACCTCCATGCAGACCGAGCATCGCGGCTCGCTGGCGCGGCGCATGCAATGCGTGCACTGTAAGGGCATCACCGAGAATGTGACGACGCAGCCCGCCACCTGTTCGCATTGCGGCCTGCTGCTTCTGGTCCGCGATCATTATTCCAGGCGCCTCGCCGCCTTTCAGGGCGTGTGCATCAATGCCGAGGATCGCGGCGAAATTCCTCCGATGGAGGAGGCCTTCCCATGAGCACCGGCACAACCAAGCTCGATGTGGTGGTCAGCGATGTCGTTCCGGTCAACGACCTCGTTACCCGCTTCCATTTCCGCCGGCGTGACGGCGAACTGTTGCCAACCTTCTCCGGCGGCGCCCATGTCGTGGTCGAAATGCGCGACGGCGAGCGCACCAGGCTCAATCCCTATTCGCTGATGGGCTCGCCGCTCGACACGCGCGAATACACGATCAGCGTGCGCCGCGACGATGTCGGCCGCGGCGGCTCGCTGTTCATGCACAGGAGCGTCAAGCCGGGCCTGGAGATGGTGATCAGCTATCCGGTCAACCTGTTCTCGCTCGACCTCAGGGCGAAGAAGCACCTGATGCTCGCCGGCGGCATCGGCATCACGCCGTTCATGGCGCAGACCGCGCAGCTGGCGGGGGAGGGCGGCAATTTCGAGCTGCACTACACCTGTCGCACCGCCTCGCTCGGCACCTACGCCGATGTGCTGCGGGAACGTTACGACCGCCGCGTCCGGCTCTACCACGACGATCGCGACGAGCGCATCGATCTCGACCGTCTGTTGTCGACGCAGCCGCTCGGTACACATCTCTATGTCTGCGGTCCCGCCGGCATGATCAACTGGGTGCGCGACCGCGCGGCTGCCTTGGGCTGGCCTTTGGAGGCCGTGCATTTCGAGCATTTCGCGGCACCCCAGCCCGGTCTGCCCTTCGATGTGACGCTTGCTGTCAGCGGCAAGACGATCCGCGTCGGTTCGCAGCAGAGCCTGCTCGAGGCAATCGAGGCGGCGGGCGTCGATCCACCCTATCTCTGCCGTGGCGGTGTTTGCGGCCAGTGCGAAACCAATGTCGTTTCGTATGACGGTAAGTTCGTCCACAACGACCATTGGCTGAGCGAGGAAGACCACCGCTCCGGCTGCAAGATCATGCCGTGCGTGTCGCGCTTCGAGGGCAAATCGCTGGTCTTGGAAAGATAGGAGGCGAGCTTGGGAATCAGCTTTCGTAAGGAAACATTCCGCGACGATTTCACCTTCAGGAACAGCCCGGAACACATCAGGCGGTTCCCGTTCCCGTTCCATGAAGACGCCTACATGTATGCGGTCAATATCGAGCCGCATGTTGTCGGTCCCAAGGGCAGCGTGCTCGAGAACCTGATCGATGTCGACGAGCACTATGTCGCCGAGATGCAGGACCGCGCATTGGTGCTGGCCGAGGACCCGCTGCGCTGCCAGTCGCTGCCGCACATGACCTTGGCCGGTTGGGATCTGCTCGAGCTTTTGATGGAGCAGCAGGCGCTCGGCTATCCCGAGCATTTCACGCTGACGCGCGACGGTGACCGCTGGCGCTGGATCAACAGGCCGCTCGGCATCGACGACACCTTCACCTTCGGCGACACCTCGACATTGCCTTACGGTCCGATGGAATACATCATCCGCCAGAGCCAGGGCGATTTCTGCATCCTCGACCAGCGCGACGGCAATCTGTGGATGGATGCCGGCATGGTCACCACCCAGGCCGACTGGTCGCTCGATTTCGACATCGGCATGAACTTCTTCGAATGGCACGCGCCGGTGCCGCTGGCACATGAGAAGGGGATTTTCACGCGCGCGCTGAAGTTCCTCACCAACATTCAGCAGGGCAAGCCGGCACGGCGTCTCAACTGGACGATGACCATCAATCCGCGTCTCGATACGAGCCCGGAAAATTACCACAAATGGGGGCCGGACCGGGCGACGGTCACGCCCGAGAATGTCGGCGACAAGGTGCATCTGCGCGTCGAATTGCAGAGCTTCTGGCGGCTGCCGCGCTCCAACGGCATCGTCTTCCCGATCCGCTGCTACCTGATCAAGATGGATGAGCTGGTGACGCAACCGAAATGGGCACGGCGCCTGCACCGCGTCATCCGCGACCTGCCCGAGGAACTCGCCACCTACAAGGGCCTGACGCGCTATCGACCGACCCTGGTCGAATGGCTGTCGAAGCTCGATGACGGCAGTCCGACGAGCCCGGGATTTGGGCCGGACTGAGCAATGCTCGCGAAACTGCCGATCTCCCCCTTGTGGGGGAGATGCCCGGCAGGGCAGAGGGGGGCGTGAAGGAACGCAAGCCTTGCCCACTTGGCGAAAGGCAAACAACCTCCTCAGGTAGCAGCTACGATCGATTGATAAGTCGGCGGGACAGCGCCCCCCTCTGGCCTGCCGGCCATCTCCCCCTCAAGGGGGGAGATCAACTCCGCTTACCCCGCACTATTCTGCGGGTAACAAATAATCGACAAATAACGCATCGGCAGCTGCGTCAGCTGCTCGGGCCCGTGCGGCGCGTCGGCGTCGAAGAACAGACTATCGCCGGGCTTCATCGGATAAAGATTGCTGCCGTGCCGGTAAACGACCTCGCCTTCGAGCATGTAGAGGAATTCCATGCCCTCATGCTGGAAGGTCGGGAACACGTCCGAATCTTCGGTCAGCGTGATCAGATAGGGTTCGACGACCACACCACTGGTGTTGGAGCCGATATGGCCGAGCAGATTGTACTGGTGGCCGGCGCGCGTGCCGCGGCGCTCGACGTCCAGTCCTTCGCCGGCCCTGACGAAAACGGCGCTGCGCTCTTCCTCGAAGCGGCGGAAGAAGGCTGTCACGGGAACCCCAAGTGCCCGCGACAGCGCCTGCAAGGTGGTCAGCGACGGCGAGGTGATGCCGTTCTCGATCTTGGATAGCATGCCGAGCGAAATGTCTGTGGCGACAGCGAGGTCGGCCACGGTGATGCCGAGCTTCTTGCGGAATGCGCGTACCTCGCGGCCGATCGCGACCTCCAGCACTTTTTCGCGCTTGTCGCGAATGGCATGCGGATTCTGCGTCAGCGGCGCGCGAATGGCCTTTCCTTCCGCCAAGGCCTTCAGCTGCGGCTTCGGCTTGGCGGTCGTGGAACCAGGACCAATGTTGGAAGCGGAAATTTTCTTCGCCATGTCTCCCGACCCCAGGATTTATTTCACTCAAGGTGAACATGTCAGGTGCCGATACAGGAGCGCAACCGCGACGGCAAGCCATCTTGTGTCGCATGCGCCGGTCCCATGATCGCGGCCGCCGCAGTTTTTTCCGCCAGGAATTCATTGCGCGCGAACGTGGTTCCCGCAGTTGGCTGTTGACAGCACCAAAGGGCCAATTACTGTCACTGTCAGTGAAATTTGTTTCGCTGGGGAAATCAAAAAAGTGGAGGCCCGGAAATGAACACTCGCGTTGCCGTCATCGGAGCCGGACCGTCCGGTCTGGCACAGCTCAGGGCCTTCAAGTCGGCGGCCGACAAGGGCGCCAATATTCCCGAAATCGTCTGCTTCGAGAAGCAGGCCGACTGGGGCGGCTTGTGGAACTACACCTGGCGCACCGGCCTGGACGAACACGGCGATCCGGTCCATGGCTCGATGTATCGCTACCTCTGGTCGAACGGGCCGAAGGAATGCCTGGAATTCGCCGACTACACCTTCGAGGAGCACTTCGGCCGGCCCATCGGCTCCTATCCGCCGCGCGCCGTGCTGTGGGACTACATCAAGGGCCGTGTCGAGAAGTCGGGCCTGCGCAAATGGGTGCGCTTCAACAGCCCGGTGCGCATGGTGACGTTCTCGGACGAGACGAAGAAATTCACCGTCACCGCGCATGACCGCACCAACGACGTCACCTATTCGGAAGAGTTCGACAATGTCGTCGTCGCCTCCGGGCATTTCTCGGTGCCCAACGTTCCCTATTTCGAGGGTTTTTCGACCTTCAACGGCCGCATTCTCCACAGCCACGATTTCCGCGACGCCATGGAGTTCAAGGGCAAGGACATCCTGATCATCGGCCGCTCCTATTCGGCCGAGGACATCGGTTCGCAATGCTACAAATACGGCGCCAAGTCGATCACCTCCAGCTACCGCTCCAAGCCTATGGGCTTCAAATGGCCTGACAATTGGAAGGAAGTGCCGCTGCTGCAGAAGGTCGTCGGCAAGACCGCCCATTTCAAGGACGGCTCGACCAAGGATGTCGACGCCATCATCCTGTGCACCGGCTACCTGCATTCCTT
The genomic region above belongs to Mesorhizobium sp. B4-1-4 and contains:
- a CDS encoding FMN-binding glutamate synthase family protein, coding for MTYRNPPTTPRKSATFDDYTLSEIRRAAATGIYDIRGAGAKRKLPHFDDLLFLGASISRYPLEGYRERCDTSVVLGSRHAKKPIELKIPITIAGMSFGSLSGPAKEALGRGATLSGTSTTTGDGGMTEEERGHSKQLVYQYLPSRYGMNLRDLRRADAIEVVVGQGAKPGGGGMLLGQKISDRVAEMRTLPKGIDQRSASRHPDWTGPDDLEIKILELREITDWEKPIYVKVGGARPYYDTALAVKAGADVVVVDGMQGGTAATQEVFIENVGQPTLACIRPAVQALQDLGMHRKVQLIISGGIRNGADVAKALALGVDAVSIGTAALVALGDNDPRWEAEYNDLGTTAGAYDDWHEGRDPAGITTQDPDLMKRVDPVAAGRRLANYLKVMTLEAQTIARACGKNSLHNLEPEDLVALTIEAAAMAGVPLAGTNWIPGKNGF
- a CDS encoding GXGXG domain-containing protein encodes the protein MTATSKATRDQAHARVFDLDAMSLRELNQALHGLAPGSNETAWEVLNPKGNHSVAVGVDQPVSIDVRGSVGYYCGGMNSGGTITVHGSAGPGVGENMMSGSITVKGDASQYAGATGKGGLLVIEGNASSRCGISMKGIDIVVHGNIGHMSAFMAQSGNLVVLGDAGDALGDSIYEARLFVRGKVDSLGADCIAKEMRPEHLELLQGLLDRAGVTGVKPSEFKRYGSARTLYNFNIDNADAY
- a CDS encoding class II glutamine amidotransferase, with the translated sequence MCGIVGLFLKDKSLEPKLGAMLSEMLVSLSDRGPDSAGIAIYGAPSGNEAKITIQSAKPDRDFRDLDTQLAKALGVPVSIAVKSTHAVVRTRPDKIDEAREAIQALRPDIRIMGAGDVVEIYKEVGLPEAVVDRFDVRKMTGTHGIGHTRMATESAVTTMGAHPFSTGADQCLVHNGSLSNHNNVRRELIREGMSFETENDTEVAAAYLSSQMAHGKNLGEALEGTLSDLDGFFTFVVGTKNGFGVVRDPIACKPAVMAETDQYVAFGSEYRALTKLPGIDNARVWEPEPATVYFWEH
- a CDS encoding APC family permease, whose protein sequence is MTVAVETAGTAVNGGDRVSLLRVLGPAHVWALGVGIVLVGEFTGWNFSADKGGTLAALIVCWVVGLLYTSVAMIDSEVTSTVAAAGGQYAQAKHIVGPLMAFNVALFLVFAYTMLEVSDAILLGDTIVAKAGIDGLTHNSFIAATIVVLAWLNYRGVLMTLNVNFVITAIAYVSIVILFFSVSPWTQGAVLKLNELVTPGNALPYGWIGVIAAFQFGIWYYLGIEGTTQAAEEVRSPARSLPYGTMAGMITLLIAAAMTWYVCASLMPWEYLGITPYPLWDAGKLTGSPLLENLLFVATLLAAIASANGCINDAARAWFSLGRDRYLPSWFSAVHPRYRTPYRSILFLLPIALAFAFIADLNQAITFSILSGVLQYTFMSINIMMFRKKWPLGTIRRGYTHPFHPLPAIVLFCLCVVTYFAIFLGFGSQLIAMVAFYFLISVWFHFYRYKFVRRGDQFSMPWPKPQGY
- a CDS encoding aminomethyltransferase family protein; this translates as MTASWRFSTLADRHRALGSKLEDWSGMGTAWTYEKDADEEYIAIRTKAGLMDVSGLKKVHITGPHASHLIDLATTRDVEKIYPGKSAYACMLNEAGKFTDDCILYRTGPNAWMVVHGSGTGHEELQRAAMGRDVSLRFDDNLHDLSLQGPTAVDYLAKHVPGIRDLNYFHHMQTQLFGFPVMISRTGYTGERGYEIFCRGQDAGTIWDRILEDGKSAGIIPCRFTTLDMLRVESYLLFYPYDNSQKYPFENEGPGDTLWELGLDFTVSPGKTGFRGAEEHYRLKGKERFKIYGVLLDGKEPADEGAPVYRDGKKVGVVTCAMYSPLVEKSMGIARLDVDCAVKDTKLEIRNRSGSIKATAQPLPFDDPKKAKRTAKG
- a CDS encoding dimethylamine monooxygenase subunit DmmA family protein, whose product is MAAKSIISRPVYGTLSPQPGKHHLFIADAEGALAISEMAAKAPAGFFDGAEIVFIPGPDGKHIAALESLRPAQFHQAPSFASLLPRLKQTLSNAHMGLRLYLSGTEGLIGQAMQVALEAGVDHTSMQTEHRGSLARRMQCVHCKGITENVTTQPATCSHCGLLLLVRDHYSRRLAAFQGVCINAEDRGEIPPMEEAFP
- a CDS encoding PDR/VanB family oxidoreductase, with product MSTGTTKLDVVVSDVVPVNDLVTRFHFRRRDGELLPTFSGGAHVVVEMRDGERTRLNPYSLMGSPLDTREYTISVRRDDVGRGGSLFMHRSVKPGLEMVISYPVNLFSLDLRAKKHLMLAGGIGITPFMAQTAQLAGEGGNFELHYTCRTASLGTYADVLRERYDRRVRLYHDDRDERIDLDRLLSTQPLGTHLYVCGPAGMINWVRDRAAALGWPLEAVHFEHFAAPQPGLPFDVTLAVSGKTIRVGSQQSLLEAIEAAGVDPPYLCRGGVCGQCETNVVSYDGKFVHNDHWLSEEDHRSGCKIMPCVSRFEGKSLVLER
- a CDS encoding heme-dependent oxidative N-demethylase family protein, which produces MGISFRKETFRDDFTFRNSPEHIRRFPFPFHEDAYMYAVNIEPHVVGPKGSVLENLIDVDEHYVAEMQDRALVLAEDPLRCQSLPHMTLAGWDLLELLMEQQALGYPEHFTLTRDGDRWRWINRPLGIDDTFTFGDTSTLPYGPMEYIIRQSQGDFCILDQRDGNLWMDAGMVTTQADWSLDFDIGMNFFEWHAPVPLAHEKGIFTRALKFLTNIQQGKPARRLNWTMTINPRLDTSPENYHKWGPDRATVTPENVGDKVHLRVELQSFWRLPRSNGIVFPIRCYLIKMDELVTQPKWARRLHRVIRDLPEELATYKGLTRYRPTLVEWLSKLDDGSPTSPGFGPD
- a CDS encoding helix-turn-helix domain-containing protein, with product MAKKISASNIGPGSTTAKPKPQLKALAEGKAIRAPLTQNPHAIRDKREKVLEVAIGREVRAFRKKLGITVADLAVATDISLGMLSKIENGITSPSLTTLQALSRALGVPVTAFFRRFEEERSAVFVRAGEGLDVERRGTRAGHQYNLLGHIGSNTSGVVVEPYLITLTEDSDVFPTFQHEGMEFLYMLEGEVVYRHGSNLYPMKPGDSLFFDADAPHGPEQLTQLPMRYLSIICYPQNSAG
- a CDS encoding NAD(P)-binding domain-containing protein translates to MNTRVAVIGAGPSGLAQLRAFKSAADKGANIPEIVCFEKQADWGGLWNYTWRTGLDEHGDPVHGSMYRYLWSNGPKECLEFADYTFEEHFGRPIGSYPPRAVLWDYIKGRVEKSGLRKWVRFNSPVRMVTFSDETKKFTVTAHDRTNDVTYSEEFDNVVVASGHFSVPNVPYFEGFSTFNGRILHSHDFRDAMEFKGKDILIIGRSYSAEDIGSQCYKYGAKSITSSYRSKPMGFKWPDNWKEVPLLQKVVGKTAHFKDGSTKDVDAIILCTGYLHSFPFLTDDLKLKTANRMWPLDLYEGIVWEKNPKLFYIGMQDQFYTFNMFDAQAWFARDVIMGRIKLPSAEAMAEHSAKWRAREETLEDAEQMIWFQGDYTKELMDQTDYPGFDVEAVNRTFMEWEHHKAEDIMSFRDHAYRSLMTGTMAPLHHTPWLYALDDSMESYLEVKGVAAE